From Mycobacterium lacus, one genomic window encodes:
- the grpE gene encoding nucleotide exchange factor GrpE, whose translation MTEGNPHEQVTVTDKRRIDPETGEVRHVPPGEPPGGVPEGQAPAAHNADKVAELTADLQRVQADFANYRKRALRDQQAAADRAKAGVVSQLLHVLDDLDRARKHGDLDSGPLKSVADKLDSALNALGLRAFGAEGEDFDPVLHEAVQHEGDGAEGSKPVIGTVMRRGYQLGEQVLRHALVAVVDTVADEASEPAQTPDQADAVEGDAETEQADTSDNADASDQ comes from the coding sequence GTGACCGAAGGAAACCCACACGAACAGGTAACGGTCACTGACAAGCGCCGGATCGATCCCGAGACCGGCGAAGTGCGCCATGTCCCTCCGGGCGAACCGCCGGGCGGGGTGCCGGAAGGCCAGGCACCGGCCGCACACAATGCCGACAAGGTCGCCGAGCTGACCGCCGATCTGCAACGTGTGCAGGCTGACTTCGCCAACTACCGCAAGCGGGCGTTGCGCGACCAGCAGGCGGCGGCGGACCGGGCCAAGGCCGGCGTCGTCAGCCAACTGCTGCACGTCCTCGACGATCTCGACCGGGCGCGCAAGCACGGCGACCTGGACTCTGGGCCGCTGAAGTCGGTTGCCGACAAGCTGGACAGTGCGTTGAACGCGCTGGGTCTGCGTGCGTTCGGTGCCGAAGGCGAGGATTTCGACCCGGTGCTGCACGAAGCGGTGCAGCACGAGGGCGACGGCGCGGAGGGCTCCAAGCCGGTGATCGGCACCGTGATGCGGCGGGGCTACCAGCTGGGTGAGCAGGTGTTGCGGCACGCGCTGGTCGCGGTCGTCGACACGGTCGCCGACGAGGCCTCCGAACCGGCCCAGACGCCCGACCAAGCCGACGCGGTCGAAGGCGACGCCGAAACCGAACAGGCCGACACGAGCGACAACGCCGACGCCTCCGATCAATAG
- the dnaJ gene encoding molecular chaperone DnaJ, which produces MAQREWVEKDFYKELGVSSDASAEEIKRAYRKLARDLHPDANPNNPAAGERFKAVSEAHNVLSDPAKRKEYDETRRLFAGGGFGGRRFDTSFGGFGMGGDGAEFNLNDLFDAASRGGGTNIGDLFGGLFGRGGSARPSRPRRGNDLETETELNFVEAAKGVAMPLRLTSPAPCTNCHGSGARPGTSPKVCPSCNGSGVINRNQGAFGFSEPCTDCRGSGSIIEHPCDQCKGTGVTTRTRTINVRIPPGVEDGQRIRLAGQGEAGLRGAPSGDLYVTVHVRPDKIFGRDGDDLTVTVPVSFTELALGSTLSVPTLDGTVGVRVPKGTADGRILRVRGRGVPKRSGGNGDLLVTVKVAVPPNLEGAAREALEAYAAAERSSGFDPRAGWAGNR; this is translated from the coding sequence ATGGCCCAGCGTGAATGGGTCGAAAAGGACTTCTACAAGGAGCTCGGCGTCTCCTCCGACGCTAGTGCCGAAGAGATCAAGCGCGCTTATCGCAAACTGGCCCGCGACCTGCATCCGGACGCGAACCCTAACAATCCGGCCGCCGGCGAACGCTTCAAGGCGGTGTCGGAGGCCCACAACGTCTTGTCGGATCCGGCCAAGCGCAAGGAGTACGACGAAACCCGGCGGCTGTTCGCCGGCGGTGGCTTCGGCGGCCGCCGGTTCGATACCAGCTTCGGCGGATTCGGCATGGGCGGTGACGGCGCCGAGTTCAACCTGAACGATTTGTTCGACGCCGCCAGCCGGGGCGGCGGCACCAACATCGGCGACCTGTTCGGCGGCCTGTTCGGACGCGGTGGCAGCGCGCGTCCCAGCCGGCCGCGGCGCGGCAACGACCTGGAGACAGAGACCGAACTGAACTTCGTGGAGGCCGCCAAGGGCGTGGCAATGCCGCTGCGGCTGACTAGCCCGGCGCCGTGCACCAACTGCCATGGCAGCGGCGCGCGGCCGGGCACCAGCCCAAAGGTGTGTCCCAGCTGCAACGGGTCGGGTGTGATCAACCGCAACCAGGGCGCGTTCGGCTTCTCCGAACCGTGCACGGACTGCCGGGGAAGCGGCTCGATCATCGAGCACCCGTGTGATCAGTGCAAGGGCACCGGCGTCACCACCCGCACCCGCACGATCAATGTGCGGATCCCGCCCGGTGTCGAGGACGGGCAGCGGATCCGGCTGGCCGGGCAGGGTGAGGCCGGGTTGCGCGGCGCTCCGTCGGGTGACCTGTACGTGACGGTGCATGTACGGCCGGACAAGATCTTCGGTCGCGACGGCGATGATCTGACGGTGACGGTCCCGGTCAGCTTCACTGAATTGGCTCTTGGCTCAACGCTTTCGGTGCCGACGCTGGACGGCACGGTCGGCGTCCGGGTGCCTAAAGGTACCGCCGACGGCCGCATCCTGCGGGTGCGCGGCCGCGGCGTACCCAAGCGCAGCGGCGGTAACGGAGACCTACTCGTCACCGTGAAGGTGGCCGTGCCGCCAAATCTGGAGGGCGCCGCCCGGGAGGCGTTGGAGGCCTACGCGGCGGCCGAGCGGTCCAGTGGTTTCGATCCGAGGGCCGGATGGGCAGGTAATCGCTGA